The following are from one region of the Segatella oris genome:
- a CDS encoding M13 family metallopeptidase, producing MKMKKIIPLMMMAAVPVMGVAQNQSGLYEKNFDRSVRPQDDFYQFATGGWQKNNPLPAAYSRFGSFDQLQEDNNKRINTILGELQKKKYKQGTIEQKLSDFYKLALDVDRRNKDGIAPVKGLLDEIEAAKSVKALRALQLKYAAQGYGIQYAAGFGADEKDVKNNILNIYQSGLTLGQKDYYLNNDSATVAIRDAYKNYIMQMFRLYGFTEAQAKKRSKDVFRQETLVALISKSMTELRNPQANYNKMTLEEVKADYPNIPIEQLANAEGIKSAYIQKMIVGQPSFMAGLDKLMSLQTADEIKALMEWDVISSSASYLTDEIRETNFDFFGKTMSGRKEDYPLWKRATNQVQAQMGEALGRIYAKRYFPESSKKMMTDLVKNLQVSLGQRIDAQTWMSDSTKANAHAKLDRFYVKIGYPNKWTDYSRLTIDPHKSFYENVMACRKFAHDKEIEDKAGKPVDRDEWDMTPQTVNAYYNPTTNEICFPAGILQYPFFDPKADEAFNYGAIGVVIGHEMTHGFDDQGRQYDADGNMKDWWTASDAKGFDKRAKLYSDFFDGIEVLPGLHANGKFTLGENLADHGGLEVAYNALMNATAKKPLKDKDGFTPAQRFFLAYAGVWGQNITDKEIRNRVKRDPHSLGKWRVNGALPHINAFYKAWNIKKGDKMYLPENERLQLW from the coding sequence ATGAAAATGAAGAAAATCATTCCATTGATGATGATGGCCGCTGTTCCTGTAATGGGAGTAGCCCAAAATCAGTCTGGACTTTACGAGAAGAACTTCGATCGTTCGGTACGTCCACAGGACGATTTCTACCAATTTGCTACGGGTGGATGGCAGAAAAACAATCCTCTTCCCGCTGCTTATAGCCGTTTTGGAAGTTTCGATCAGTTGCAGGAAGACAACAACAAACGCATCAACACCATTCTCGGTGAGTTGCAGAAAAAGAAGTACAAGCAGGGAACAATAGAGCAGAAACTCTCTGATTTCTACAAGTTAGCCCTTGATGTTGACCGCAGAAACAAAGACGGTATAGCTCCTGTCAAGGGATTGCTGGATGAGATTGAGGCCGCCAAGAGCGTAAAGGCGCTTCGTGCCTTGCAGTTGAAATATGCTGCACAAGGCTATGGTATTCAGTATGCAGCAGGCTTTGGAGCAGACGAGAAAGATGTAAAGAACAACATTCTGAACATCTATCAGAGCGGTCTGACATTAGGCCAAAAGGACTATTATCTCAACAATGACTCGGCAACCGTAGCTATTCGTGATGCCTACAAGAATTATATCATGCAGATGTTCCGCCTGTATGGTTTTACAGAAGCACAGGCCAAGAAGCGCAGTAAGGATGTTTTCCGCCAGGAAACTCTTGTTGCCTTGATTTCCAAGAGCATGACAGAATTGCGCAATCCACAGGCCAATTACAACAAGATGACATTGGAAGAAGTGAAGGCAGATTATCCAAACATTCCTATCGAACAGCTTGCCAATGCAGAGGGTATCAAGTCAGCTTACATACAGAAGATGATTGTTGGTCAGCCTTCTTTCATGGCAGGACTTGATAAACTCATGTCACTTCAGACAGCAGATGAAATCAAAGCCTTGATGGAGTGGGACGTTATCAGCAGCAGTGCAAGCTATCTGACGGATGAAATCCGCGAGACAAACTTTGATTTCTTCGGCAAGACCATGAGTGGTCGCAAGGAAGATTACCCGCTTTGGAAGCGTGCAACCAATCAAGTGCAGGCGCAGATGGGAGAGGCTTTGGGCCGTATCTATGCAAAACGCTACTTCCCTGAGTCTTCCAAGAAGATGATGACAGACCTTGTGAAGAATCTCCAAGTGAGTCTTGGACAGCGTATTGATGCCCAGACATGGATGAGCGATTCAACCAAAGCCAATGCACATGCCAAGCTTGACCGCTTCTATGTGAAGATTGGTTATCCCAACAAATGGACTGACTACAGCCGTTTGACCATTGATCCTCATAAGAGTTTCTACGAGAATGTAATGGCTTGCCGCAAGTTTGCCCATGACAAGGAAATTGAAGACAAGGCAGGTAAGCCTGTTGACAGGGACGAATGGGACATGACACCACAGACAGTGAATGCCTACTACAATCCAACGACGAATGAAATCTGCTTCCCGGCAGGTATTCTTCAGTATCCGTTCTTTGATCCGAAGGCCGATGAAGCATTCAACTATGGTGCTATCGGTGTGGTCATCGGTCATGAAATGACTCACGGATTTGATGATCAGGGGCGCCAGTATGATGCAGACGGCAATATGAAAGACTGGTGGACTGCCAGTGATGCCAAGGGATTTGACAAGCGTGCAAAGCTTTATTCTGACTTCTTTGATGGCATTGAGGTGCTTCCCGGCTTGCATGCTAACGGTAAATTCACGCTTGGTGAAAACCTTGCTGACCACGGAGGTCTTGAGGTTGCTTACAATGCACTGATGAATGCAACGGCAAAGAAGCCTTTGAAAGACAAAGATGGTTTCACACCTGCACAGCGTTTCTTCTTGGCTTATGCCGGTGTTTGGGGACAGAACATCACCGACAAGGAAATCCGCAACCGTGTAAAGCGTGACCCACACTCATTGGGTAAATGGCGCGTTAACGGTGCACTGCCTCATATCAATGCTTTCTATAAGGCTTGGAATATCAAGAAAGGCGACAAGATGTACTTGCCGGAGAACGAACGTCTGCAGCTTTGGTAA